The sequence TACCGAAGTTAGTCCGCTGGTGCAGCAGCCAACCGGCGGCCTGCGTGGCGGCTTCCAGCATGAGGACGCCCGGCAGCACCGGAAACGTGGGGAAGTGGTCGCCGAGGTATTCCTCGGCCAAGCTCACGTACTTGACCGCAACGATCCGCTCGTCGCTGAGTTCCTCGACCTTGTCCAACAAATTGAATCGCAAGCAGTTCCCTGACCCTTCCCGAAGGGGCAGTTTGTATCGGTGATAACGGCCGATTGCAAGGCGATCAGTGGACCGTGGGCAGTGAAGCGTGGGCAGGAAGGAGAACGGCGGTCCATCTTCGCTGCCCACCGTCCACGATTCAGTGCCCACTTCTCCAGCCCTTGACAACCGGGCCGGAATTGGCAAAATACCTGACTTTTCCACGCTAGCTCAGAAACTGTAAAGGTAACGACAATGTACGCGATCATCGAAGAAGGCAGCCGGCAGTTCAAGGTCACCAGTGGCGACACGATCCTCATCGATCGCGAGTTGGGCGACGCGGAAACCGTTACCTTTGACCGCGTCCTGCTCGTCGGTGGTGAAGGCACCCCGAAGGTTGGCGCCCCGCTG is a genomic window of Tepidisphaeraceae bacterium containing:
- the rplU gene encoding 50S ribosomal protein L21 — protein: MYAIIEEGSRQFKVTSGDTILIDRELGDAETVTFDRVLLVGGEGTPKVGAPLVAGASVAAEVIGEEKGKKVESVKYKRRKGFHKTVGHRQQYTRVRITGINV